A single Pseudobdellovibrionaceae bacterium DNA region contains:
- a CDS encoding glycosyltransferase gives MLVSVVIPTHKRHQNILDLVTSIYLQDLPLDEFEVHIVSNLPDYSLGRKLKSKLSDYSNWHFWEVGRLGVNHARNFGLKKSEGDFIVFLDDDCYLDQKDHLRRCVAQLKRWPEVSAVGGPYTIPEESNNMEQVYNSICRQWLDNSVRRSGFTTNLVGGNMAFRRSVFDSGIRFNPDIQFGGAETELNIRLVKSGHRLKFDPNLTVEHRLNLRLKGFFAKAFWQGFGAERRSQAGVSLEMTPSSIFDACPYPSKLTELLLVFYDHSFQMGKEWAAKNQNRKPKPHEVSALFIFILKKDFTLNRYKEWLRLRPHH, from the coding sequence ATGTTGGTTTCAGTTGTCATTCCTACTCATAAGCGGCACCAGAACATACTCGACCTGGTCACTTCTATTTATCTTCAGGACCTTCCTCTTGATGAATTCGAAGTTCATATCGTCAGCAATCTTCCTGATTACAGCCTGGGGAGGAAATTAAAGAGCAAGCTGTCTGATTATTCGAACTGGCATTTCTGGGAAGTGGGGCGGCTTGGGGTCAATCATGCCAGAAACTTTGGCCTCAAAAAGTCCGAGGGCGATTTTATCGTGTTTCTTGATGATGATTGCTATTTGGATCAGAAGGATCACCTGCGTCGCTGTGTGGCCCAACTCAAACGGTGGCCGGAGGTCTCAGCGGTTGGCGGCCCCTACACAATTCCGGAGGAATCCAACAATATGGAGCAGGTCTACAATTCTATCTGCCGCCAATGGTTGGACAACTCGGTGAGACGCAGTGGGTTTACCACCAATCTGGTGGGGGGCAACATGGCTTTCCGCCGCTCCGTTTTTGACAGTGGAATTCGCTTTAACCCCGATATTCAGTTTGGTGGGGCAGAAACCGAACTCAACATTCGTCTGGTGAAGTCAGGTCATCGCCTAAAATTTGATCCAAACCTAACTGTCGAACATCGCCTCAACCTGCGTCTAAAGGGATTTTTTGCCAAGGCCTTTTGGCAGGGTTTTGGAGCCGAAAGAAGATCACAGGCCGGTGTGTCCCTGGAAATGACACCATCTTCCATTTTTGATGCCTGTCCTTATCCTTCCAAACTCACAGAACTCCTGCTAGTTTTTTATGATCACTCTTTTCAAATGGGAAAGGAGTGGGCGGCAAAGAACCAAAATCGGAAACCGAAACCCCACGAGGTTTCTGCACTGTTTATTTTTATATTGAAAAAGGATTTTACCCTTAATAGATACAAAGAGTGGCTCCGTTTGCGGCCGCACCATTGA